The Xanthomonas sp. CFBP 8443 genome has a window encoding:
- a CDS encoding FAD-binding oxidoreductase, which yields MTDPRLDALTHAVPGLRLKTDPADLEHYGRDWTRRWTPAPLAIALPSTVQEVQAVLRWANDHAVAVVPSGGRTGLSGGAVAAHGELVLSLERMNKALAFDAVDRTLTVQAGMALEAVHNAAREHGLVYPVDFAARGSCSIGGNIATNAGGIRVIRYGNTREWIAGLKVVTGSGELLELNRGLIKNSSGYDFRQLLIGSEGTLGIVVEATLRLTDPPPPSNVMLLALPSFEVLMQVFAAFRGRLQLEAFEFFTDRALQHVLAHGAQAPFDTVYPYYVVTEYASGDEAQEAAALAAFEACMEQGWVLDGVISQSDAQAAQLWRLREGITEALARYKPYKNDVSVRISAMPAFLAQTQALLGAAYPQFDVVWFGHIGDGNLHINVLKPDATADADFIAACEQVTKLLAQVLAEHGGSISAEHGIGLVKKPYLDSTRSAEEIALMRAVKRVFDPAGLLNPGKLFDP from the coding sequence ATGACCGACCCGCGCCTGGATGCCCTTACGCACGCCGTTCCCGGCTTGCGCCTGAAGACCGATCCCGCCGACCTGGAACACTACGGCCGCGACTGGACCCGGCGCTGGACGCCGGCGCCGCTGGCGATCGCGCTGCCGTCGACGGTGCAGGAGGTGCAGGCGGTGCTGCGTTGGGCCAACGACCACGCGGTGGCGGTGGTGCCTTCCGGCGGCCGCACCGGCCTGTCCGGCGGCGCGGTGGCCGCGCACGGCGAACTGGTGCTGAGCCTGGAGCGGATGAACAAGGCGCTGGCGTTCGATGCGGTCGATCGCACCCTCACCGTGCAGGCCGGCATGGCGCTGGAGGCGGTGCACAACGCGGCGCGCGAGCATGGGTTGGTGTACCCGGTGGACTTCGCCGCACGCGGCTCGTGTTCGATCGGCGGCAACATCGCCACCAATGCCGGCGGCATCCGCGTGATCCGCTACGGCAATACCCGCGAATGGATCGCCGGGCTCAAGGTGGTGACCGGCAGCGGCGAGCTGCTCGAGCTCAACCGCGGGCTGATCAAGAATTCCAGCGGCTACGATTTCCGCCAGTTGCTGATCGGCTCGGAAGGCACCCTCGGCATCGTCGTGGAGGCCACGCTGCGGCTGACCGACCCGCCGCCGCCGAGCAACGTGATGCTGCTGGCGCTGCCCTCGTTCGAAGTACTGATGCAGGTGTTCGCCGCGTTCCGCGGCCGACTGCAGCTGGAGGCGTTCGAATTCTTCACCGACCGCGCGCTGCAGCACGTGCTGGCGCATGGCGCGCAGGCGCCGTTCGACACGGTCTATCCGTACTACGTGGTCACCGAGTACGCCAGCGGCGACGAGGCGCAGGAAGCCGCGGCGCTGGCCGCGTTCGAGGCGTGCATGGAGCAGGGCTGGGTGCTGGACGGGGTGATCAGCCAGAGCGATGCGCAGGCGGCGCAGCTGTGGCGCCTGCGCGAAGGCATCACCGAGGCGCTGGCGCGCTACAAGCCGTACAAGAACGACGTGTCGGTGCGGATCTCGGCGATGCCGGCGTTCCTGGCGCAGACCCAGGCGCTGCTCGGCGCGGCCTATCCGCAGTTCGACGTGGTCTGGTTCGGCCATATCGGCGACGGCAACCTGCACATCAACGTGCTCAAGCCCGATGCCACCGCCGACGCCGATTTCATCGCCGCCTGCGAACAGGTCACCAAGCTGCTGGCGCAGGTGCTGGCCGAGCATGGCGGCAGCATCTCCGCCGAACACGGCATCGGCCTGGTCAAGAAGCCGTATCTGGACAGCACCCGCAGCGCCGAGGAGATCGCGCTGATGCGCGCGGTCAAGCGCGTGTTCGACCCGGCCGGGCTGCTCAACCCGGGCAAGCTGTTCGATCCCTGA